The proteins below are encoded in one region of Alistipes communis:
- a CDS encoding NUDIX hydrolase — protein MNRDNSSELFPVVDETGRVVGCATRGECHDGRRLLHPVVHLHLFNSRGELYLQKRPLWKDIQPGRWDTAVGGHVDYGETPDEALRREVREELGVTEFTPERLTQYIFDSVRERELVYVNRTVYDGPVTPSDETDGGRFWTIGEILRTLGTGLFTPNFESEFRRVFLTDDGIA, from the coding sequence ATGAATCGGGACAATTCTTCGGAACTCTTCCCCGTCGTCGACGAGACGGGACGGGTCGTCGGCTGCGCCACGCGCGGCGAATGCCACGACGGGCGGCGGTTGCTGCATCCGGTCGTACATCTGCACCTGTTCAACAGCCGGGGCGAGCTCTATTTGCAGAAACGCCCGCTGTGGAAAGATATTCAGCCCGGGCGCTGGGACACGGCCGTCGGCGGCCACGTCGACTACGGCGAGACCCCCGACGAAGCGCTGCGCCGCGAAGTACGCGAGGAGCTTGGCGTCACGGAGTTCACGCCCGAACGGCTCACGCAGTACATCTTCGACTCGGTGCGCGAGCGTGAACTGGTCTACGTCAACCGCACCGTCTACGACGGCCCCGTCACGCCGAGCGACGAGACCGACGGCGGACGGTTCTGGACGATCGGAGAGATCCTCCGCACACTGGGCACGGGTCTCTTCACGCCCAATTTCGAGAGCGAATTCCGCCGCGTCTTCCTAACGGACGACGGGATCGCCTAA
- a CDS encoding outer membrane protein assembly factor BamB family protein: MKQKIVLLLAAALLLCSGVLARRAPRHVVPRAAELNFAFLTDVHVTPRGESDSLLRAAVAEINASAVDFVLVTGDLCNMGSDAELHCVHGILKRLRKPWFAVPGNHETTWSESACTTFGRLFGNDGRLAFRAGGYLFVGFTAGPYMKMADGSVRREDLQWVEERMRAARPGERIVTFCHYPLTNDVTNRTAVTQLLRRYDVRFDLCGHYHTLRLCNFDSIPGLMGRSLIPKNRRQEPAAGYNLVRVWGDSVALYEKRLGEAPRLSFAIPQGNSAALTALPCDPQPAPITYERTGAALVVEDEASIYTGVAVAGDTIFYGTSLGVLKAYDVKNRREVWRRQFGNAVYSTPLAAGGVVVAGDAAGAVWGLDAATGRRLWRIAAKTPVIGDGLVADGWLYMGLGSGSMAKIELRTGRIAWEFRFGEGQPQGRPAVAGGRVVFGAWDTNLYCLDEATGERLWSWNNGSPQKLYSPGHIVPRIVGGRVFIVAPDRCMTALDLATGREIWRVKRRKVRETTGVSADGSAVYAKTMDGELLAVATDADCYMELWTVDAGWGYDHNPCPVEVREGVAYMANRTGCVASVSGDGRLFWAEKFASSAANDFFVDADNRLWVTFIEGKIFCLGDPVVR, encoded by the coding sequence ATGAAACAAAAGATCGTGCTGCTGCTCGCTGCGGCCCTGCTGTTGTGTTCCGGCGTGCTGGCCCGCCGTGCTCCGCGCCACGTCGTACCCCGCGCTGCGGAGCTCAATTTCGCCTTTCTGACCGACGTGCACGTGACGCCCCGCGGCGAGTCCGACTCGCTGCTGCGGGCCGCCGTGGCCGAGATCAACGCCTCGGCGGTCGATTTCGTACTGGTCACGGGCGATCTCTGCAACATGGGCAGCGACGCCGAACTGCATTGCGTGCACGGCATCCTCAAACGTTTGCGCAAGCCGTGGTTCGCCGTGCCCGGCAACCACGAGACGACATGGTCGGAGAGTGCCTGCACGACCTTCGGCCGTCTGTTCGGCAATGACGGCCGGCTGGCGTTCCGTGCGGGCGGCTACCTCTTCGTCGGCTTCACGGCGGGACCCTACATGAAGATGGCCGACGGTTCGGTTCGGCGCGAGGATCTGCAATGGGTCGAAGAGCGGATGCGGGCGGCGCGTCCCGGCGAGCGGATCGTCACGTTCTGCCACTATCCGCTGACGAACGACGTGACCAACCGCACGGCTGTCACGCAACTGCTGCGCCGCTACGACGTGCGTTTCGACCTGTGCGGCCATTACCATACGCTGCGTCTCTGCAACTTTGACTCGATTCCCGGGCTGATGGGCCGTTCGCTCATCCCGAAGAACCGCAGGCAGGAGCCTGCGGCGGGTTACAACCTCGTGCGGGTGTGGGGCGATTCGGTCGCCCTCTACGAGAAGCGGCTGGGCGAGGCGCCGCGGCTCTCGTTCGCAATCCCGCAGGGCAATTCGGCGGCGTTGACCGCGCTGCCGTGCGATCCGCAGCCTGCGCCGATCACCTACGAACGGACGGGTGCGGCGCTCGTGGTCGAGGACGAGGCGTCGATCTATACGGGCGTCGCCGTGGCGGGCGATACGATCTTCTACGGTACGTCGCTGGGTGTGTTGAAAGCCTATGACGTGAAGAACCGCCGCGAGGTGTGGCGGCGGCAGTTCGGCAATGCGGTCTACTCGACGCCGCTCGCGGCCGGCGGCGTGGTCGTGGCGGGCGACGCCGCGGGGGCCGTGTGGGGGCTGGATGCGGCCACGGGCCGCCGTCTGTGGCGGATCGCGGCGAAAACGCCCGTGATCGGCGACGGACTGGTGGCCGACGGCTGGCTCTACATGGGGCTGGGCAGCGGGTCGATGGCCAAGATCGAGCTGCGCACGGGCCGTATCGCCTGGGAGTTCCGTTTCGGCGAGGGGCAGCCGCAGGGGCGCCCTGCCGTGGCCGGCGGGCGCGTGGTCTTCGGGGCGTGGGACACGAACCTCTACTGCCTCGACGAAGCGACGGGCGAGCGGCTGTGGAGCTGGAACAACGGCAGCCCGCAGAAGCTCTACTCGCCGGGCCACATCGTGCCGCGCATCGTCGGCGGGCGGGTATTCATCGTGGCGCCCGACCGCTGCATGACGGCGCTCGACCTGGCGACGGGCCGCGAGATCTGGCGCGTCAAGCGGCGCAAGGTGCGCGAGACGACCGGAGTGAGCGCCGACGGCTCGGCGGTCTACGCCAAGACTATGGACGGCGAACTGCTGGCCGTAGCGACGGATGCCGACTGTTACATGGAGTTGTGGACGGTCGACGCCGGTTGGGGCTACGACCACAACCCCTGCCCCGTCGAAGTGCGCGAAGGGGTGGCCTACATGGCCAACCGCACGGGTTGCGTGGCGTCGGTGAGCGGCGACGGACGGCTGTTCTGGGCCGAGAAATTCGCCTCGTCGGCTGCCAACGACTTCTTCGTCGATGCCGACAACCGGCTGTGGGTGACCTTTATCGAGGGGAAGATCTTCTGTTTAGGCGATCCCGTCGTCCGTTAG
- the rhaD gene encoding rhamnulose-1-phosphate aldolase, producing the protein MKLIDNESLDRQIGVVAEVAGYLWERGWAERNGGNISVNVTGLCADAVCELPALDGPYPLPKPVPHIAGGCFLVTGTGRRMRYVASQPLANVALIRVAADGASYEIVADEPVRPTSELPAHLSVHDYLIGAGRPERAVVHTHPIELVAMTHNPEFLGKDVLTRLLWSMIPETRAFCPKGLGIVPYTLPGSQELADRTIALLDDYDVVMWTKHGALAIGTDLIEAFDQIDVLSKSAKIYESARSMGFVPTGMSDAEMQELKEVFGL; encoded by the coding sequence ATGAAACTGATTGATAACGAATCGCTCGACCGCCAGATCGGGGTAGTGGCCGAGGTGGCCGGCTACCTCTGGGAGCGCGGCTGGGCCGAACGCAACGGCGGCAACATCTCGGTCAACGTCACCGGACTTTGCGCCGATGCCGTTTGCGAACTGCCCGCGCTGGACGGGCCTTACCCCCTTCCCAAACCGGTGCCGCACATCGCGGGCGGCTGTTTTCTGGTCACGGGCACGGGACGCCGCATGCGTTACGTGGCATCGCAGCCGCTGGCGAACGTCGCGCTGATCCGCGTGGCTGCCGACGGCGCATCCTACGAGATCGTCGCCGACGAGCCGGTGCGTCCGACCTCCGAACTGCCCGCGCACCTCTCGGTGCACGACTATCTGATCGGCGCGGGGCGTCCCGAGCGGGCGGTGGTGCATACGCATCCCATCGAGCTGGTGGCGATGACGCACAATCCCGAATTTCTGGGCAAAGACGTGCTCACGCGGCTGTTGTGGAGCATGATCCCCGAGACGCGCGCCTTCTGTCCCAAGGGGCTGGGCATCGTTCCCTACACGCTGCCCGGCTCGCAGGAGTTGGCCGACCGGACGATCGCCCTGCTGGACGACTACGACGTGGTGATGTGGACCAAACACGGCGCACTGGCCATCGGCACCGACCTGATCGAGGCGTTCGACCAGATCGACGTGCTGTCGAAATCGGCCAAGATCTACGAATCGGCCCGCTCGATGGGATTCGTCCCCACGGGAATGAGCGACGCCGAGATGCAGGAACTCAAAGAGGTCTTCGGCCTCTGA
- the rhaT gene encoding L-rhamnose/proton symporter RhaT, whose amino-acid sequence MEILIGLLIIAVGSFGQSSSYVPIRKVRDWSWESFWLVQGIFAWIVFPWLGASLALPEGVTLGALWAAGGAWQSVFYGVLWGVGGLTFGLSMRYLGVALGQSIALGTCAAFGTLFPALLAGQNLFRGEGLALLLGVCITLAGIAVIGYAGSLRSRLLSDEERRAAVKDFALTKGLLVALLAGAMSACFSLGLESGAAIQAAAVAAGVKELFALNPVILLVTLGGFATNAAYCIFCNVKNRTGRDYFSVPAGVWVNNVLFCALAGVLWYSQFFGLGMGKSFFAEAPLMLAFSWSILMSLNVLFSNLWGILLHEWRGVDRRTAAVLVTGLLILIFSTVYPQLVK is encoded by the coding sequence ATGGAAATTCTGATCGGATTGTTGATTATCGCCGTCGGGAGCTTCGGACAGTCGAGCTCCTACGTGCCGATCCGCAAGGTGCGCGACTGGTCGTGGGAGAGCTTCTGGCTGGTGCAGGGCATCTTCGCATGGATCGTCTTCCCGTGGCTGGGTGCGAGTCTGGCGCTGCCCGAAGGGGTGACGCTCGGTGCGCTGTGGGCGGCGGGCGGCGCCTGGCAGTCGGTCTTCTACGGCGTGCTGTGGGGTGTCGGGGGACTGACCTTCGGCCTGTCGATGCGCTATCTGGGCGTGGCGCTCGGACAGTCGATCGCACTGGGTACCTGCGCAGCGTTCGGCACGCTCTTCCCCGCGCTGCTGGCGGGGCAGAATCTCTTCCGCGGCGAGGGGCTGGCGCTGTTGCTGGGCGTCTGCATCACGCTGGCGGGCATCGCCGTGATCGGCTATGCCGGTTCGCTGCGTTCGCGTCTGCTCAGCGACGAGGAGCGCCGTGCGGCGGTGAAGGATTTCGCGCTGACCAAGGGGTTGCTGGTGGCGCTGCTGGCCGGTGCGATGAGCGCCTGTTTCAGTCTGGGCCTCGAAAGCGGCGCGGCCATTCAGGCGGCGGCCGTCGCAGCCGGCGTGAAGGAGCTTTTCGCGCTGAATCCGGTGATTCTGCTCGTGACGCTCGGCGGTTTCGCGACCAATGCCGCCTACTGCATCTTCTGCAACGTGAAAAACCGCACGGGCCGCGACTACTTCTCGGTACCGGCGGGCGTGTGGGTCAACAACGTGCTCTTCTGCGCGCTGGCCGGCGTGCTGTGGTACTCGCAGTTCTTCGGGCTGGGCATGGGCAAGAGCTTCTTCGCAGAGGCGCCGCTGATGCTGGCCTTCTCGTGGAGCATCCTCATGTCGCTCAACGTGCTGTTCAGCAATCTGTGGGGCATCCTGTTGCACGAGTGGCGCGGCGTCGACCGCCGTACGGCGGCGGTGCTCGTGACGGGTCTGCTGATCCTGATCTTTTCGACCGTATATCCGCAACTGGTAAAATAG
- the fucO gene encoding lactaldehyde reductase, translated as MYRIVLNETSYYGAGCRSVIAEEVRKRGFRKALLVTDKDLIRFGVAEKIERVLADAGIPYEIYSEIKANPTIRNVQQGVEAFKRSGADFMVALGGGSSIDTAKAVGIIVNNPEFADVRSLEGTAATKHRAVPTFAVPTTAGTAAEVTINYVITDEEAKRKMVCVDPNDIPMCAVIDCELMYSMPKGLTAATGMDALTHAVEGYLTPGAWTMSDMFELKAIELIARHLKNAVDDGSDETARAGMAEAQYIAGMGFSNVGLGIVHSMAHPLGAFYDTPHGVANATLLPYVMEYNAESPSRAKYLDIARAMGVKTDGMSVDEGVRAAVDAVKALSLSIRIPQRLHELGVREEDIPALAVAAFNDVCTGGNPRPTSVEEIERLYHIAY; from the coding sequence ATGTACAGAATCGTATTGAACGAAACCTCCTACTACGGTGCGGGTTGCCGCTCGGTGATCGCCGAGGAGGTTCGCAAGCGCGGCTTCCGCAAGGCGCTGCTGGTCACGGACAAGGATCTGATCCGTTTCGGCGTGGCCGAAAAGATCGAGCGCGTGCTCGCCGATGCGGGCATCCCCTATGAGATTTACAGCGAGATCAAGGCCAACCCCACGATCCGCAACGTGCAGCAGGGCGTCGAGGCCTTCAAGCGTTCGGGCGCCGACTTCATGGTCGCGCTGGGCGGCGGCTCGTCGATCGACACGGCCAAAGCCGTGGGGATCATCGTCAACAACCCCGAATTCGCCGACGTGCGCTCGCTCGAAGGGACGGCGGCGACCAAGCACCGCGCCGTGCCGACCTTCGCCGTCCCCACGACGGCGGGTACGGCGGCCGAGGTGACGATCAACTACGTCATCACCGACGAGGAGGCCAAGCGCAAGATGGTCTGCGTCGATCCCAACGACATCCCGATGTGCGCCGTGATCGACTGCGAACTGATGTACTCGATGCCCAAGGGGCTGACCGCCGCCACGGGTATGGATGCGCTGACGCACGCCGTCGAGGGCTACCTCACGCCGGGGGCGTGGACGATGAGCGACATGTTCGAATTGAAGGCGATCGAGCTGATCGCGCGACACCTGAAAAACGCCGTCGACGACGGCAGCGACGAGACGGCCCGCGCGGGCATGGCCGAGGCGCAGTATATCGCCGGCATGGGCTTTTCGAATGTGGGGCTGGGCATCGTCCACTCGATGGCTCACCCGCTGGGAGCCTTCTACGACACGCCGCACGGCGTGGCCAACGCCACGTTGCTGCCCTACGTCATGGAGTACAACGCCGAGTCGCCGTCGCGTGCAAAATACCTCGATATCGCCCGCGCCATGGGCGTGAAGACCGACGGCATGAGCGTCGACGAGGGGGTGCGCGCTGCCGTCGACGCGGTGAAAGCCCTCTCGCTGAGCATCCGCATCCCGCAGCGTCTGCACGAGCTGGGCGTGCGCGAGGAGGATATTCCGGCGCTGGCGGTGGCTGCGTTCAACGACGTCTGCACGGGCGGCAATCCCCGTCCGACGTCCGTCGAGGAGATCGAGCGGTTGTACCATATCGCCTATTGA
- a CDS encoding L-rhamnose isomerase, with product MKTQLIEEAYRIARERYAAVGVDTDEALEKLQRVSLSLHCWQADDVTGFENRGGELTGGIQATGNYPGKARNVEELRADILKAASYIPGTHRLNLHEIYGEFGGEKVDRNEVEVKHFAGWIEWARAHGMKLDFNSTSFSHPKSGSLSLSNPDPEIREFWIEHTRRCRAIAEAMGEAQGDPCIMNLWVHDGSKDLTVNRMLYRELLRDSLDRIFEQKYDHMKDCIESKVFGIGLESYTVGSNDFYIGYGASRGKIVTLDTGHFHPTELVADKLSSLLLFTPEVMLHVSRPVRWDSDHVTIMNDDTLELCKEIVRCDALDRVHIGLDYFDASINRIGAYVIGSRATQKCMMQALLEPLAKLRAYEADGQGFERLALLEESKSLPWNAVWDMFCLKNDVPVGEEFIADVQRYEAEVTSKR from the coding sequence ATGAAGACCCAATTGATCGAAGAGGCTTACCGCATCGCTCGCGAGCGGTATGCGGCCGTCGGAGTCGATACCGACGAAGCCCTGGAAAAATTGCAGCGCGTCAGCCTGTCGCTGCACTGCTGGCAGGCGGACGACGTCACCGGATTCGAGAATCGGGGCGGCGAGCTGACGGGCGGCATTCAGGCTACGGGCAACTATCCGGGCAAGGCACGCAACGTCGAGGAGCTGCGCGCCGACATCCTCAAAGCCGCCAGTTACATTCCCGGCACGCACCGTCTGAACCTGCACGAGATCTACGGCGAGTTCGGCGGCGAGAAGGTCGACCGCAACGAGGTGGAGGTGAAACATTTCGCGGGATGGATCGAGTGGGCGCGCGCCCACGGCATGAAGCTCGACTTCAACTCCACGTCGTTCTCGCACCCCAAGAGCGGCTCGCTTTCGCTCTCCAACCCCGATCCCGAGATCCGCGAGTTCTGGATCGAGCACACCAGGCGCTGCCGCGCCATCGCCGAAGCGATGGGCGAGGCGCAGGGCGATCCCTGTATCATGAACCTGTGGGTTCACGACGGGTCGAAAGACCTGACGGTGAATCGGATGCTCTACCGCGAACTGCTGCGCGACTCGCTCGACCGGATCTTCGAGCAGAAGTACGACCACATGAAGGACTGCATCGAGTCGAAGGTCTTCGGCATCGGTTTGGAGAGCTATACGGTGGGCAGCAACGATTTCTACATCGGCTACGGCGCCAGCCGCGGCAAGATCGTCACGCTCGACACGGGCCACTTCCACCCCACGGAGCTGGTGGCCGACAAACTCTCGTCGCTGCTGCTCTTCACGCCCGAGGTGATGCTCCACGTCTCGCGTCCCGTGCGCTGGGATTCGGACCACGTGACGATCATGAACGACGATACGTTGGAGCTGTGCAAGGAGATCGTGCGCTGCGACGCGCTCGATAGGGTGCACATCGGTCTGGACTATTTCGACGCTTCGATCAACCGCATCGGCGCCTACGTGATCGGTTCGCGCGCCACGCAGAAGTGCATGATGCAGGCGTTGCTGGAACCGCTGGCCAAGCTGCGTGCGTACGAGGCCGACGGACAGGGCTTCGAGCGTCTGGCGCTGCTCGAAGAGTCGAAGTCGCTGCCGTGGAACGCCGTGTGGGACATGTTCTGCCTGAAAAACGACGTGCCGGTGGGCGAGGAGTTCATCGCCGACGTCCAGCGCTACGAAGCCGAAGTAACCTCCAAACGATAG